From one Bos javanicus breed banteng chromosome 15, ARS-OSU_banteng_1.0, whole genome shotgun sequence genomic stretch:
- the LOC133261338 gene encoding olfactory receptor 51L1-like — protein METANSSNILSSTFYLTGIPGYEQFHHWISIPFCLLYLLGIVGNSTILHIVWTDPRLHEPMYYFLAMLSLTDMGMSLPTMISLFRVLWSISREIQFNTCVVQMFFIHTFSFTESSVLLAMALDRYVAICHPLQYATILTPTLITKIGIAALLRSALPVIPLLARLAFFPFCHSHTLSHSYCLHQDVIRLACADTKFNVIYGLVLITLLWGMDSLGIFVSYVFILHSVLKISSQEGRFKALNTCASHICAVLILYVPMIGLSIVHRFAKHSSPLIHIFMAHIYLLVPPVLNPVIYSVRTKQIRQGVLCLLFPLKISSSVM, from the coding sequence ATGGAAACTGCAAATTCTAGCAACATCCTGTCCTCCACCTTCTATCTCACAGGTATCCCTGGATATGAGCAATTTCACCACTGGATTTCCATCCCATTCTGTCTCCTCTACCTTCTTGGAATCGTGGGCAACTCCACTATCCTACATATTGTCTGGACAGACCCCAGGCTCCATGAGCCCATGTACTACTTCTTGGCCATGCTTTCTCTCACTGACATGGGCATGTCCTTGCCCACAATGATATCGCTCTTCAGGGTGCTGTGGTCCATATCCAGGGAGATCCAGTTCAACACTTGTGTAGTCCAAATGTTTTTCATTCACACTTTCTCCTTCACTGAATCATCTGTGCTCTTGGCCATGGCCCTTGACCGatatgtggccatctgccacccacTGCAATATGCTACCATTCTCACTCCTACACTTATCACTAAAATTGGAATTGCAGCCCTGCTTAGAAGTGCCCTTCCTGTGATTCCACTTCTCGCCCGGCTGGCCTTCTTTCCCTTCTGCCATTCTCACACACTTTCTCATTCTTACTGTCTGCACCAGGACGTGATCCGCCTTGCTTGTGCTGACACTAAGTTTAATGTTATTTATGGGTTAGTTCTGATCACTTTGCTGTGGGGAATGGACTCTCTGGGTATTTTTGTGTCTTATGTTTTCATCCTTCACTCAGTATTAAAAATTTCATCTCAGGAGGGGAGGTTTAAGGCCCTCAACACATGTGCATCCCACATCTGTGCTGTACTTATTCTTTATGTGCCTATGATTGGGCTCTCTATTGTCCATCGTTTTGCCAAACACTCATCCCCCCTCATCCACATCTTCATGGCTCATATCTACCTGCTAGTTCCACCTGTGCTCAACCCAGTCATCTATAGTGTGAGGACAAAGCAGATCCGCCAAGGAGTTCTGTGCCTTCTTTTCCCCCTAAAAATCAGTTCTTCTGTGATGTAG